One genomic window of Cygnus olor isolate bCygOlo1 chromosome 3, bCygOlo1.pri.v2, whole genome shotgun sequence includes the following:
- the TMEM178A gene encoding LOW QUALITY PROTEIN: transmembrane protein 178A (The sequence of the model RefSeq protein was modified relative to this genomic sequence to represent the inferred CDS: substituted 1 base at 1 genomic stop codon) produces RYATSQNTNTIISFASIFCTVSLCPYAASIAYDLNYFPKFIYSLPDDTGHGHSXSVFCAWCSRAFIVAGRCLCTAYPFISRS; encoded by the coding sequence CGCTATGCTACATCCCAAAATACCAatacaattatttcatttgcaagCATATTTTGCACTGTATCTCTGTGCCCTTATGCAGCCAGCATTGCATATGACCTGAACTACTTCCCCAAGTTCATCTATAGCCTTCCTGATGACACAGGACATGGACACAGCTAGTCTGTATTTTGTGCCTGGTGCAGTCGGGCATTTATAGTCGCAGGCAGGTGTCTTTGCACAGCTTACCCTTTCATTAGCAGGAGCTGA